The following coding sequences are from one Oligoflexus sp. window:
- a CDS encoding cupredoxin domain-containing protein, whose product MVRGKHLVLFCLFPASLGWSAQHTITQKGKAFSVQEITVAVGDSVVFKNDDDTSHNVFSSTAGYEFNVGIQKAGVESSQKFDKAGAVENGERRAEVHRDGRQGPDP is encoded by the coding sequence ATGGTCCGCGGCAAACACCTTGTTCTTTTCTGCCTCTTTCCTGCTTCCTTGGGCTGGTCGGCCCAGCACACGATCACCCAGAAGGGCAAAGCCTTCTCGGTCCAGGAAATCACGGTCGCTGTGGGCGACAGCGTGGTGTTCAAGAATGACGATGACACGTCCCACAACGTTTTCTCCAGCACCGCAGGTTATGAATTCAACGTCGGCATTCAGAAAGCCGGCGTCGAATCCTCCCAGAAATTCGACAAAGCCGGGGCCGTCGAGAACGGTGAGCGAAGAGCTGAAGTCCATCGCGATGGAAGGCAAGGGCCAGATCCATGA
- a CDS encoding methyl-accepting chemotaxis protein, which produces MSEELKSIAMEGKGQIHDAAQAVHRISNNEKSNLLLTRKASDLAKQAKQQTDNGTKLVEDLNSNSINLKLNISNISEIMEIMNGIAFQTNVLSLNAAVEAAKAGEQGRGFSVVAAAVRELAMKSKDSAQKVAGIIREGDDSLAQMESRMQKTRASFLEIDRQLATLTSLINEISQANSQQASDVEDVHETLLILDRVS; this is translated from the coding sequence GTGAGCGAAGAGCTGAAGTCCATCGCGATGGAAGGCAAGGGCCAGATCCATGATGCGGCGCAGGCGGTGCATAGGATCAGCAACAATGAAAAGTCGAATCTCCTGCTGACCCGCAAGGCCTCGGATCTTGCGAAGCAGGCCAAGCAGCAGACGGATAATGGTACAAAGCTGGTCGAGGACCTCAATAGCAACAGCATCAATCTGAAGCTGAATATCAGCAATATTTCAGAGATCATGGAAATCATGAACGGCATCGCCTTTCAGACCAACGTTCTGAGTTTGAACGCCGCCGTGGAAGCGGCCAAAGCCGGCGAGCAGGGCCGCGGCTTCAGTGTGGTGGCGGCCGCTGTTCGTGAGCTGGCTATGAAGTCGAAGGATTCCGCGCAGAAGGTGGCGGGTATTATCCGCGAGGGTGACGATTCCCTGGCCCAGATGGAAAGTCGCATGCAGAAGACAAGGGCGAGTTTCCTTGAGATCGATCGTCAGTTGGCAACTCTCACGAGCCTGATCAATGAAATTTCCCAGGCCAACAGTCAGCAGGCCTCCGATGTCGAGGACGTCCACGAAACCCTTCTGATCCTCGACCGGGTTTCCTAA